One Gossypium hirsutum isolate 1008001.06 chromosome A11, Gossypium_hirsutum_v2.1, whole genome shotgun sequence genomic window carries:
- the LOC107909798 gene encoding DEAD-box ATP-dependent RNA helicase 31, with protein MVIKFIPHLRVLSPSLPVTGFPSMKPGRTICFNGSIPVLNRVFPFKLKFLGLSPYFNGKLITRSLSTRPSRPRSRASSEFTPKIRGDVRVSKSLIEDEAELSDWVGELRTDSFRGRLTSEDEELDADRQRNRVRSSDRKRNGVSVKWRRESEFDNFRESSKRETRGNFGDSISRKSRFSKRFDSELEDEDSDDDGEEDDESYSSRKSRGVKREKTKMDSRRGKRNERGLGSRNAGSGRRMGLGRKSNFHEEEDTDASEEEKGREMKGLENFLSEEDSDINAAAEDDYIILRKKASSALGLEKDADQTVTPRSSQGKSESYLSETRFDQISISPLSLKGIKDAGYEKMTVVQEATLPVILKGKDVLAKAKTGTGKTVAFLLPSIEIVSKLPPVDRDVKRPPIHVLVICPTRELAIQAASEAKKLLKYHPSIGVQVVIGGTRLALEQKNLQANPCQILVATPGRLRDHLENTAGFATKLMGVKVLVLDEADRLLAMGFRKDIERIIAAVPKHRQTLLFSATVPDEVHQICHIALRRDHEFINMVQEGTEDTHSLVRQVHMVAPLDKQFSLLYVLLKEHIADDVDYKVLVFCTTAMVTKLVADVLREMNLNVREIHSRKSQSYRTRVSDEFRKSKGLILVTSDVSARGVDYPDVTLVLQVGMPSDREQYIHRLGRTGRKGKEGQGILLLAPWEENFLSCVKDLPITKAPLPSLDPETKKKVGRALSNVEMKTKESAYQAWLGYYNSDKNIGRDKYRLVELANEFSRSMGLDNPPAIPKLVLSKMGLRNIPGLRVR; from the exons ATGGTTATAAAGTTTATTCCTCATCTTCGTGTTCTCAGCCCTTCTCTACCGGTCACTGGTTTTCCCAGCATGAAACCTGGGCGAACCATTTGCTTTAATGGGTCCATACCTGTTTTAAATCGTGTTTTCCCTTTTAAACTCAAGTTCCTTGGCTTATCGCCTTACTTTAATGGGAAACTCATTACGCGGAGCCTTTCCACCAGGCCGTCTCGACCTAGGTCGAGGGCAAGCTCCGAGTTCACTCCTAAAATCAGAGGAGATGTTCGTGTCTCGAAGAGTCTGATCGAGGACGAGGCCGAACTCAGTGACTGGGTCGGCGAGTTGAGAACCGATTCGTTCCGTGGCCGACTCACTAGCGAAGATGAGGAATTAGACGCAGATAGACAACGCAATAGAGTTAGGAGTAGTGATAGAAAGAGAAATGGCGTTTCTGTGAAGTGGAGAAGAGAGAGTGAGTTCGACAATTTTCGTGAGTCGAGCAAGAGGGAAACACGGGGCAACTTCGGCGATTCTATTTCGAGGAAGTCCCGGTTCAGTAAACGGTTTGATAGTGAATTAGAAGATGAAGACAGTGATGACGATGGCGAGGAGGATGACGAATCGTATTCGAGTAGAAAATCTCGCGGCGTGAAAAGAGAGAAGACAAAAATGGATTCACGGAGAGGAAAGAGAAATGAGAGGGGTTTGGGTTCAAGAAATGCGGGGAGTGGAAGAAGAATGGGTTTgggaagaaaatcaaactttcatgaAGAGGAAGATACTGATGCTAGTGAAGAGGAAAAAGGTCGGGAAATGAAAGGACTGGAGAATTTTCTTAGTGAGGAAGATAGTGATATTAATGCCGCTGCTGAGGATgattatataattttaagaaaGAAAGCGAGTTCTGCACTCGGATTAGAGAAGGATGCTGACCAAACAGTGACTCCTAGAAGTTCACAAGGGAAATCTGAGTCATATTTGAGTGAAACAAG ATTTGATCAAATTTCAATATCTCCCCTATCATTGAAGGGAATTAAGGATGCTGGTTATGAGAAGATGACCGTTGTACAGGAGGCAACTCTTCCAGTAATACTCAAAG gCAAGGATGTACTAGCCAAGGCCAAAACAGGCACTGGAAAGACAGTAGCATTTTTG CTTCCATCAATTGAAATTGTTTCAAAACTGCCTCCTGTTGATCGTGATGTTAAGCGGCCACCGATTCATGTACTTGTAATATGCCCAACTCGAGAGCTTGCGATTCAGGCTGCTTCAGAAGCTAAGAAGTTGCTGAAGTATCACCCATCTATCGGTGTTCAGGTTGTGATTGGAGGTACAAGACTTGCCCTAGAGCAAAAAAACCTGCAAGCAAACCCTTGCCAG ATTCTTGTTGCTACACCTGGAAGGCTCAGAGACCATCTTGAGAATACTGCAGGGTTTGCAACTAAGCTGATGGGTGTGAAGGTCCTTGTACTTGATGAAGCAGATCGTTTACTAGCCATGGGTTTTCGTAAAGACATAGAAAGGATAATTGCTGCTGTTCCAAAACATAGACAGACACTTCTATTTTCTGCAACAGTTCCTGATGAG GTCCATCAAATCTGCCACATTGCATTGAGAAGAGATCATGAATTCATCAATATGGTTCAAGAAGGCACTGAGGATACACATTCACTG GTCCGACAAGTGCACATGGTTGCTCCACTAGATAAGCAGTTTTCCCTACTGTATGTTCTTCTGAAAGAACATATTGCAGATGATGTTGACTATAAG GTTCTCGTATTCTGCACTACTGCTATGGTAACGAAGTTGGTAGCAGATGTTCTTCGTGAAATGAACCTGAATGTTAGAGAGATCCATTCAAGAAAATCACAGAGTTACAGAACAAGGGTATCTGATGAATTCCGGAAGTCAAAAGGACTTATTCTTGTAACATCAGATGTATCTGCTCGTGGGGTTGATTATCCTGATGTTACACTTGTCCTCCAG GTGGGCATGCCATCTGATAGAGAACAGTATATACATCGGCTAGGTAGAACCGGGCGTAAGGGTAAAGAAGGGCAAGGAATACTCTTACTAGCACCATGGGAGGAAAATTTTCTGTCTTGCGTCAAGGATTTGCCAATAACAAAGGCTCCATTGCCTTCTTTGGACCCAGAAACAAAGAAAAAG GTGGGACGGGCACTTTCCAACGTAGAGATGAAGACCAAAGAATCAGCTTATCAGGCATGGCTTGGTTATTACAATTCTGATAAGAACATAGGCAGGGATAAATACAGGCTGGTGGAGCTCGCAAATGAGTTCAGCAGAAGCATGGGTCTTGACAACCCTCCTGCAATTCCCAAGCTCGTACTTTCAAAGATGGGCCTAAGGAATATCCCTGGACTTCGTGTCAGATAA